Proteins found in one Synergistaceae bacterium genomic segment:
- the grdB gene encoding glycine reductase complex selenoprotein B — protein MAYRVVHYINQFFAGIGGEEKADIAPEIREGAIGPGAALQGALGADAQVVATVVCGDSYFASNMDKASADIIEMIKKYEPDAFVAGPAFNAGRYGTACGGMCEAVSKQLGIPVVSGMYPENPGVELYKKSFHIVETPNSAVGMRKAIPVMVKLLLKLLKGEAVGTPAEEGYIERGIRKNKFYDKLAAERCVEMFVAKMKGEPFETEYKMPVFDRVDPQPAVKDMKDAVIALVTSGGICPKGNPDHIEASSASKYGEYDITGVMDLTADKYCTAHGGYDATYADRNADVVLPVDVLRDMEKEGVFKKLHNKFYATVGNGTAVASAKRFGAEIADKLVADGVTAVILTSTUGTCTRCGATMVKEIERKLPVVHVCTIVPISQTVGANRIVPAIAIPHPFGDPTRTPEEEKIIRRHLVERSLEALQTEITEQTVFTN, from the coding sequence TTGGCTTATCGTGTCGTTCATTATATTAACCAATTCTTTGCGGGTATCGGCGGCGAAGAAAAAGCCGATATAGCGCCCGAGATCCGCGAAGGCGCCATAGGACCTGGCGCGGCTTTACAGGGAGCGCTGGGGGCGGATGCCCAGGTAGTGGCGACCGTCGTTTGTGGCGACTCCTATTTTGCCTCCAATATGGATAAAGCAAGCGCGGATATCATCGAAATGATCAAAAAATACGAACCCGACGCTTTCGTGGCCGGCCCCGCGTTCAACGCCGGGCGCTACGGCACAGCTTGCGGCGGGATGTGCGAGGCCGTATCCAAACAACTGGGCATCCCCGTAGTCAGCGGGATGTACCCAGAAAACCCCGGCGTCGAACTCTACAAAAAATCCTTCCACATTGTGGAGACCCCCAACAGCGCTGTGGGGATGAGAAAAGCGATTCCCGTCATGGTCAAGCTGTTATTAAAACTCCTAAAAGGTGAGGCGGTGGGAACGCCGGCAGAAGAGGGGTACATCGAGCGGGGAATCCGCAAGAACAAGTTTTACGATAAACTGGCGGCCGAGCGTTGCGTGGAGATGTTCGTGGCGAAAATGAAAGGGGAACCCTTCGAGACGGAGTACAAGATGCCCGTCTTCGACCGAGTGGATCCCCAACCCGCCGTCAAGGACATGAAAGACGCCGTCATCGCTCTGGTCACGTCGGGTGGCATCTGTCCCAAAGGAAACCCCGACCACATCGAGGCATCCAGCGCCAGCAAGTACGGAGAGTACGACATCACGGGAGTCATGGACCTGACGGCGGACAAATATTGTACGGCCCACGGCGGTTACGACGCCACCTACGCGGATAGAAACGCGGACGTGGTGTTGCCTGTGGACGTTCTGCGTGATATGGAAAAAGAGGGCGTCTTCAAGAAGCTCCACAACAAATTCTACGCCACTGTGGGCAACGGAACGGCTGTAGCCAGCGCCAAGCGCTTCGGCGCCGAAATCGCCGACAAGCTCGTTGCCGATGGGGTCACCGCCGTTATCCTGACCTCGACCTGAGGAACTTGTACTCGTTGCGGCGCAACGATGGTAAAGGAAATCGAACGCAAGCTCCCCGTAGTTCACGTTTGTACCATAGTCCCCATCTCGCAGACCGTCGGAGCCAACAGAATCGTTCCGGCTATCGCGATCCCCCATCCCTTCGGCGACCCGACCCGAACCCCGGAAGAGGAAAAAATCATTCGCAGACATCTCGTCGAGAGGTCCCTCGAGGCCTTGCAGACGGAAATAACAGAGCAGACCGTATTCACCAACTGA